One genomic window of Cyprinus carpio isolate SPL01 chromosome A23, ASM1834038v1, whole genome shotgun sequence includes the following:
- the LOC109057796 gene encoding calcium/calmodulin-dependent protein kinase type 1D-like isoform X3, with protein MAPGILGIVLAASKEIPVEAHAEMGRKEGDYDWKKSTDNIQDVFEFMEVLGSGAFSEVFTVKERKTGKLFAMKCVKKKNKRDVNLENEIAVLRKIQHDNVVCLEDFYESRTHYYLLMQLVSGGELFDRILDRGMYSEADASLVIRQVLEAVSYLHKNGIVHRDLKPENLLYYSPDENAKIMISDFGLSKMEDNGIMSTACGTPGYVAPEVLAQKPYSKAVDCWSIGVITYILLCGYPPFYEETETRLFSKIMKAQYEFDSPFWDDISESAKDFIRNMMQKNPKMRYDTEQALRHPWIIGKTARSQDIYYSVSEQIQKNFAKSKWKQAFNATVAIHHMKKLQLANSEASVHVKQTSASAPVPEIKVITTSTPESVRKKMFTETPKPNGNILSNQINMASGSTESKSQYHPVRVSHSEATHVGTLTIAEKSKHVYHSEPADLNGYAKRSSNRNGQKLQTGVCSVM; from the exons ATGGCTCCTGGAATATTAGGGATTGTTTTGGCTGCAAGTAAAG AAATCCCTGTAGAAGCTCACGCAGAAATGGGGCGAAAGGAGGGCGACTATGATTGGAAAAAGAGCACGGATAACATCCAGGATGTGTTTGAATTCATGGAGGTGCTCGGATC GGGAGCGTTCTCAGAGGTCTTCACGgtgaaggaaagaaaaacagGGAAGCTTTTCGCTATGAAGTgtgtgaagaagaaaaacaaaagggaCGTCAACCTGGAGAATGAAATCGCTGTGTTGAGGAA GATCCAACATGACAATGTGGTTTGCTTGGAGGATTTCTATGAAAGTCGGACGCATTACTACCTGCTCATGCAGCT CGTTTCAGGTGGTGAACTGTTCGACCGGATCCTGGACCGGGGCATGTATTCAGAGGCTGATGCTAGTCTGGTCATCAGACAGGTGCTGGAGGCAGTCAGCTACCTGCACAAAAATGGCATAGTCCACCGCGACCTCAAG CCAGAGAATCTGCTGTACTACAGCCCTGATGAAAACGCTAAGATCATGATCAGTGATTTTGGCCTCTCTAAGATGGAAGATAATGGCATCATGTCCACGGCCTGTGGGACTCCAGGATATGTCG CCCCTGAAGTATTGGCCCAGAAGCCCTACAGCAAAGCTGTTGACTGCTGGTCTATTGGAGTCATCACCTACATCCT TCTCTGTGGATATCCACCTTTCTATGAAGAAACGGAGACTCGTCTCTTTTCTAAAATCATGAAGGCGCAGTACGAGTTCGACTCGCCCTTCTGGGATGATATCTCTGAGTCTG CAAAGGACTTCATCCGCAACATGATGCAGAAGAATCCTAAGATGCGTTATGATACAGAACAGGCTCTCAGACACCCCTG GATTATAGGAAAGACGGCTCGGAGTCAGGACATCTACTACTCTGTCAGTGAGCAGATCCAGAAAAACTTTGCCAAGTCCAAATGGAAG CAAGCCTTCAATGCTACAGTGGCCATCCACCACATGAAGAAACTGCAGCTGGCCAACTCTGAGGCCTCTGTCCATGTGAAACAGACGTCTGCGTCTGCGCCTGTGCCTGAGATCAAGGTCATCACAACCTCCACACCTGAATCCGTCCGCAAGAAGATGTTCACTGAGACCCCCAAACCAAACGGGAACATACTCAGTAATCAGATAAACATGGCGTCCGGCTCCACCGAGTCAAAGAGTCAGTATCACCCGGTCCGGGTCAGTCACAGCGAGGCCACCCATGTTGGGACCCTCACCATTGCAGAGAAGAGCAAACATGTGTATCACTCAGAGCCAGCGGACCTAAATGg GTATGCGAAAAGAAGCTCCAATCGTAACGGGCAGAAGCTGCAGACTGGCGTTTGCTCTGTCATGTGA
- the LOC109057796 gene encoding calcium/calmodulin-dependent protein kinase type 1D-like isoform X4, producing the protein MGRKEGDYDWKKSTDNIQDVFEFMEVLGSGAFSEVFTVKERKTGKLFAMKCVKKKNKRDVNLENEIAVLRKIQHDNVVCLEDFYESRTHYYLLMQLVSGGELFDRILDRGMYSEADASLVIRQVLEAVSYLHKNGIVHRDLKPENLLYYSPDENAKIMISDFGLSKMEDNGIMSTACGTPGYVAPEVLAQKPYSKAVDCWSIGVITYILLCGYPPFYEETETRLFSKIMKAQYEFDSPFWDDISESAKDFIRNMMQKNPKMRYDTEQALRHPWIIGKTARSQDIYYSVSEQIQKNFAKSKWKQAFNATVAIHHMKKLQLANSEASVHVKQTSASAPVPEIKVITTSTPESVRKKMFTETPKPNGNILSNQINMASGSTESKSQYHPVRVSHSEATHVGTLTIAEKSKHVYHSEPADLNGYAKRSSNRNGQKLQTGVCSVM; encoded by the exons ATGGGGCGAAAGGAGGGCGACTATGATTGGAAAAAGAGCACGGATAACATCCAGGATGTGTTTGAATTCATGGAGGTGCTCGGATC GGGAGCGTTCTCAGAGGTCTTCACGgtgaaggaaagaaaaacagGGAAGCTTTTCGCTATGAAGTgtgtgaagaagaaaaacaaaagggaCGTCAACCTGGAGAATGAAATCGCTGTGTTGAGGAA GATCCAACATGACAATGTGGTTTGCTTGGAGGATTTCTATGAAAGTCGGACGCATTACTACCTGCTCATGCAGCT CGTTTCAGGTGGTGAACTGTTCGACCGGATCCTGGACCGGGGCATGTATTCAGAGGCTGATGCTAGTCTGGTCATCAGACAGGTGCTGGAGGCAGTCAGCTACCTGCACAAAAATGGCATAGTCCACCGCGACCTCAAG CCAGAGAATCTGCTGTACTACAGCCCTGATGAAAACGCTAAGATCATGATCAGTGATTTTGGCCTCTCTAAGATGGAAGATAATGGCATCATGTCCACGGCCTGTGGGACTCCAGGATATGTCG CCCCTGAAGTATTGGCCCAGAAGCCCTACAGCAAAGCTGTTGACTGCTGGTCTATTGGAGTCATCACCTACATCCT TCTCTGTGGATATCCACCTTTCTATGAAGAAACGGAGACTCGTCTCTTTTCTAAAATCATGAAGGCGCAGTACGAGTTCGACTCGCCCTTCTGGGATGATATCTCTGAGTCTG CAAAGGACTTCATCCGCAACATGATGCAGAAGAATCCTAAGATGCGTTATGATACAGAACAGGCTCTCAGACACCCCTG GATTATAGGAAAGACGGCTCGGAGTCAGGACATCTACTACTCTGTCAGTGAGCAGATCCAGAAAAACTTTGCCAAGTCCAAATGGAAG CAAGCCTTCAATGCTACAGTGGCCATCCACCACATGAAGAAACTGCAGCTGGCCAACTCTGAGGCCTCTGTCCATGTGAAACAGACGTCTGCGTCTGCGCCTGTGCCTGAGATCAAGGTCATCACAACCTCCACACCTGAATCCGTCCGCAAGAAGATGTTCACTGAGACCCCCAAACCAAACGGGAACATACTCAGTAATCAGATAAACATGGCGTCCGGCTCCACCGAGTCAAAGAGTCAGTATCACCCGGTCCGGGTCAGTCACAGCGAGGCCACCCATGTTGGGACCCTCACCATTGCAGAGAAGAGCAAACATGTGTATCACTCAGAGCCAGCGGACCTAAATGg GTATGCGAAAAGAAGCTCCAATCGTAACGGGCAGAAGCTGCAGACTGGCGTTTGCTCTGTCATGTGA
- the LOC109057796 gene encoding calcium/calmodulin-dependent protein kinase type 1D-like isoform X2, which yields MPSYFIKQHKALVNKKQHHKEIPVEAHAEMGRKEGDYDWKKSTDNIQDVFEFMEVLGSGAFSEVFTVKERKTGKLFAMKCVKKKNKRDVNLENEIAVLRKIQHDNVVCLEDFYESRTHYYLLMQLVSGGELFDRILDRGMYSEADASLVIRQVLEAVSYLHKNGIVHRDLKPENLLYYSPDENAKIMISDFGLSKMEDNGIMSTACGTPGYVAPEVLAQKPYSKAVDCWSIGVITYILLCGYPPFYEETETRLFSKIMKAQYEFDSPFWDDISESAKDFIRNMMQKNPKMRYDTEQALRHPWIIGKTARSQDIYYSVSEQIQKNFAKSKWKQAFNATVAIHHMKKLQLANSEASVHVKQTSASAPVPEIKVITTSTPESVRKKMFTETPKPNGNILSNQINMASGSTESKSQYHPVRVSHSEATHVGTLTIAEKSKHVYHSEPADLNGYAKRSSNRNGQKLQTGVCSVM from the exons ATGCCATCATACTTCATCAAGCAACACAAAGCGCTGGTCAACAAAAAACAGCATCACAAAG AAATCCCTGTAGAAGCTCACGCAGAAATGGGGCGAAAGGAGGGCGACTATGATTGGAAAAAGAGCACGGATAACATCCAGGATGTGTTTGAATTCATGGAGGTGCTCGGATC GGGAGCGTTCTCAGAGGTCTTCACGgtgaaggaaagaaaaacagGGAAGCTTTTCGCTATGAAGTgtgtgaagaagaaaaacaaaagggaCGTCAACCTGGAGAATGAAATCGCTGTGTTGAGGAA GATCCAACATGACAATGTGGTTTGCTTGGAGGATTTCTATGAAAGTCGGACGCATTACTACCTGCTCATGCAGCT CGTTTCAGGTGGTGAACTGTTCGACCGGATCCTGGACCGGGGCATGTATTCAGAGGCTGATGCTAGTCTGGTCATCAGACAGGTGCTGGAGGCAGTCAGCTACCTGCACAAAAATGGCATAGTCCACCGCGACCTCAAG CCAGAGAATCTGCTGTACTACAGCCCTGATGAAAACGCTAAGATCATGATCAGTGATTTTGGCCTCTCTAAGATGGAAGATAATGGCATCATGTCCACGGCCTGTGGGACTCCAGGATATGTCG CCCCTGAAGTATTGGCCCAGAAGCCCTACAGCAAAGCTGTTGACTGCTGGTCTATTGGAGTCATCACCTACATCCT TCTCTGTGGATATCCACCTTTCTATGAAGAAACGGAGACTCGTCTCTTTTCTAAAATCATGAAGGCGCAGTACGAGTTCGACTCGCCCTTCTGGGATGATATCTCTGAGTCTG CAAAGGACTTCATCCGCAACATGATGCAGAAGAATCCTAAGATGCGTTATGATACAGAACAGGCTCTCAGACACCCCTG GATTATAGGAAAGACGGCTCGGAGTCAGGACATCTACTACTCTGTCAGTGAGCAGATCCAGAAAAACTTTGCCAAGTCCAAATGGAAG CAAGCCTTCAATGCTACAGTGGCCATCCACCACATGAAGAAACTGCAGCTGGCCAACTCTGAGGCCTCTGTCCATGTGAAACAGACGTCTGCGTCTGCGCCTGTGCCTGAGATCAAGGTCATCACAACCTCCACACCTGAATCCGTCCGCAAGAAGATGTTCACTGAGACCCCCAAACCAAACGGGAACATACTCAGTAATCAGATAAACATGGCGTCCGGCTCCACCGAGTCAAAGAGTCAGTATCACCCGGTCCGGGTCAGTCACAGCGAGGCCACCCATGTTGGGACCCTCACCATTGCAGAGAAGAGCAAACATGTGTATCACTCAGAGCCAGCGGACCTAAATGg GTATGCGAAAAGAAGCTCCAATCGTAACGGGCAGAAGCTGCAGACTGGCGTTTGCTCTGTCATGTGA
- the LOC109057796 gene encoding calcium/calmodulin-dependent protein kinase type 1D-like isoform X1 translates to MSVSLRSAQHPLCLHVIVCYCCPCLSLDCFCKRQRSCWSCYRPEEIPVEAHAEMGRKEGDYDWKKSTDNIQDVFEFMEVLGSGAFSEVFTVKERKTGKLFAMKCVKKKNKRDVNLENEIAVLRKIQHDNVVCLEDFYESRTHYYLLMQLVSGGELFDRILDRGMYSEADASLVIRQVLEAVSYLHKNGIVHRDLKPENLLYYSPDENAKIMISDFGLSKMEDNGIMSTACGTPGYVAPEVLAQKPYSKAVDCWSIGVITYILLCGYPPFYEETETRLFSKIMKAQYEFDSPFWDDISESAKDFIRNMMQKNPKMRYDTEQALRHPWIIGKTARSQDIYYSVSEQIQKNFAKSKWKQAFNATVAIHHMKKLQLANSEASVHVKQTSASAPVPEIKVITTSTPESVRKKMFTETPKPNGNILSNQINMASGSTESKSQYHPVRVSHSEATHVGTLTIAEKSKHVYHSEPADLNGYAKRSSNRNGQKLQTGVCSVM, encoded by the exons ATGTCTGTTTCGTTGAGATCTGCGCAGCATCCTCTCTGCTTGCATGTCATTGTTTGTTACTGCTGTCCTTGCTTGAGCCTCGATTGTTTCTGCAAGAGACAGAGATCGTGCTGGAGTTGTTACAGACCTGAAG AAATCCCTGTAGAAGCTCACGCAGAAATGGGGCGAAAGGAGGGCGACTATGATTGGAAAAAGAGCACGGATAACATCCAGGATGTGTTTGAATTCATGGAGGTGCTCGGATC GGGAGCGTTCTCAGAGGTCTTCACGgtgaaggaaagaaaaacagGGAAGCTTTTCGCTATGAAGTgtgtgaagaagaaaaacaaaagggaCGTCAACCTGGAGAATGAAATCGCTGTGTTGAGGAA GATCCAACATGACAATGTGGTTTGCTTGGAGGATTTCTATGAAAGTCGGACGCATTACTACCTGCTCATGCAGCT CGTTTCAGGTGGTGAACTGTTCGACCGGATCCTGGACCGGGGCATGTATTCAGAGGCTGATGCTAGTCTGGTCATCAGACAGGTGCTGGAGGCAGTCAGCTACCTGCACAAAAATGGCATAGTCCACCGCGACCTCAAG CCAGAGAATCTGCTGTACTACAGCCCTGATGAAAACGCTAAGATCATGATCAGTGATTTTGGCCTCTCTAAGATGGAAGATAATGGCATCATGTCCACGGCCTGTGGGACTCCAGGATATGTCG CCCCTGAAGTATTGGCCCAGAAGCCCTACAGCAAAGCTGTTGACTGCTGGTCTATTGGAGTCATCACCTACATCCT TCTCTGTGGATATCCACCTTTCTATGAAGAAACGGAGACTCGTCTCTTTTCTAAAATCATGAAGGCGCAGTACGAGTTCGACTCGCCCTTCTGGGATGATATCTCTGAGTCTG CAAAGGACTTCATCCGCAACATGATGCAGAAGAATCCTAAGATGCGTTATGATACAGAACAGGCTCTCAGACACCCCTG GATTATAGGAAAGACGGCTCGGAGTCAGGACATCTACTACTCTGTCAGTGAGCAGATCCAGAAAAACTTTGCCAAGTCCAAATGGAAG CAAGCCTTCAATGCTACAGTGGCCATCCACCACATGAAGAAACTGCAGCTGGCCAACTCTGAGGCCTCTGTCCATGTGAAACAGACGTCTGCGTCTGCGCCTGTGCCTGAGATCAAGGTCATCACAACCTCCACACCTGAATCCGTCCGCAAGAAGATGTTCACTGAGACCCCCAAACCAAACGGGAACATACTCAGTAATCAGATAAACATGGCGTCCGGCTCCACCGAGTCAAAGAGTCAGTATCACCCGGTCCGGGTCAGTCACAGCGAGGCCACCCATGTTGGGACCCTCACCATTGCAGAGAAGAGCAAACATGTGTATCACTCAGAGCCAGCGGACCTAAATGg GTATGCGAAAAGAAGCTCCAATCGTAACGGGCAGAAGCTGCAGACTGGCGTTTGCTCTGTCATGTGA